A portion of the Streptosporangiales bacterium genome contains these proteins:
- a CDS encoding hydantoinase B/oxoprolinase family protein, with protein MKQHPYGYRLTDASAEAVDPVLVEIVEGYLASVEQEVETAIERTSRSPMIRDAHDFRAGIHDRHLRKLTGRSYSALVHPVARDFPPETMRPGDVYFHNDVYLSEGGIGHLPDLCVTVPVFAEGDDGPYVVAFVQAFGHHDDIGGSVPGSMPSHTTTVFEEGLMVPPIKLWDQGVRNDAALRIMTRNSRMPESLAADLDAECSACLMGARRLGELFDRYGVATVERCFDALLDKTTETFRREVLAKIPAGTYVWEDYAEHDGVDEPRLHTQRITLTKVDDTENEHLVVDFTGTAPQARGPINHCGDYAEGVFLKKWLAPILRNLADGPERMAELDVNEGVVPLIEMRFPDKGTLLTPVFPAPTNARTFVILRMLGVLAGAVAKAVDGEMPADQETIRYTGVYGDDAEGRPYLMREVLGGGSGGRPYADGEDTIHVVPDSRNLPTEFSEGRFPFVVEALGLAVDSGGPGLHRGGLGYEKHVRMLVDAHFMSIADRSILACWGVKGGRAGRSFSVTIDPGGPREREVDALADAEPVGAGEVIRIRTTGGGGWGDPLDRPYADVVRDLRWGKVSLAGANDDYGVVVTGTADDPELDEPASDALRGRLRAHRGDHQPFFQRGPGYARLADGVPAPQVDWL; from the coding sequence ATGAAGCAGCATCCGTACGGGTACCGGCTCACCGACGCGTCCGCGGAGGCGGTCGATCCCGTGCTCGTCGAGATCGTCGAGGGCTACCTGGCGAGCGTCGAGCAGGAGGTCGAGACCGCCATCGAGCGCACGTCGCGCTCGCCGATGATCCGCGACGCGCACGACTTCCGCGCGGGCATCCACGACCGGCACCTGCGCAAGCTGACCGGCCGCTCGTACTCCGCGCTCGTGCACCCGGTGGCGCGCGACTTCCCGCCGGAGACGATGCGTCCTGGCGACGTGTACTTCCACAACGACGTCTACCTCTCCGAGGGCGGCATCGGCCACCTGCCCGACCTGTGCGTGACGGTGCCGGTCTTCGCCGAGGGCGACGACGGTCCGTACGTCGTGGCGTTCGTGCAGGCGTTCGGCCACCACGACGACATCGGCGGATCGGTGCCCGGCTCGATGCCGTCGCACACGACGACGGTGTTCGAGGAGGGGCTGATGGTCCCGCCGATCAAGCTGTGGGACCAGGGCGTGCGCAACGACGCGGCGCTGCGCATCATGACCCGCAACTCGCGGATGCCGGAGAGCCTCGCCGCCGACCTCGACGCCGAGTGCTCGGCCTGCCTGATGGGGGCGCGACGGCTCGGCGAGCTGTTCGACAGGTATGGCGTCGCGACCGTCGAACGCTGCTTCGACGCGTTGCTCGACAAGACGACCGAGACGTTCCGGCGCGAGGTGCTCGCGAAGATCCCCGCTGGCACGTACGTCTGGGAGGACTACGCCGAGCACGACGGCGTCGACGAGCCGCGCCTGCACACCCAGCGCATCACGCTGACGAAGGTGGACGACACCGAGAACGAGCACCTCGTCGTCGACTTCACCGGCACCGCACCGCAGGCGAGGGGCCCGATCAACCACTGCGGTGACTATGCCGAGGGCGTGTTCCTGAAGAAGTGGCTCGCGCCGATCCTGCGCAACCTCGCCGACGGACCCGAACGGATGGCCGAGCTCGATGTCAACGAGGGTGTCGTGCCACTCATCGAGATGCGCTTCCCCGACAAGGGCACGCTGCTCACACCGGTCTTCCCCGCGCCGACGAACGCGCGGACGTTCGTCATCCTGCGCATGCTCGGCGTGCTGGCCGGCGCGGTGGCGAAGGCGGTCGACGGCGAGATGCCGGCCGACCAGGAGACGATCAGGTACACCGGCGTCTACGGTGACGACGCCGAGGGCCGGCCGTACCTCATGCGCGAGGTGCTCGGCGGCGGTTCTGGCGGACGCCCGTACGCCGACGGCGAGGACACGATCCACGTGGTCCCCGACTCGCGCAACCTGCCGACGGAGTTCTCCGAGGGCCGCTTCCCGTTCGTGGTCGAGGCGCTCGGCCTCGCTGTCGACTCCGGCGGGCCCGGCCTGCACCGCGGCGGGCTCGGCTACGAGAAGCACGTGCGGATGCTGGTCGACGCCCACTTCATGTCGATCGCCGACCGGTCGATCCTGGCGTGCTGGGGCGTCAAGGGCGGGCGCGCAGGACGGTCGTTCTCGGTGACGATCGACCCCGGCGGCCCGCGGGAGCGCGAGGTCGACGCGCTCGCCGACGCCGAACCCGTCGGCGCCGGCGAGGTGATCCGCATCCGCACCACCGGAGGTGGCGGCTGGGGTGATCCGCTCGACCGCCCGTACGCCGACGTCGTGCGCGATCTGCGCTGGGGAAAGGTCTCGCTTGCGGGCGCCAACGACGACTACGGCGTCGTCGTCACCGGCACCGCGGACGACCCGGAGCTCGACGAGCCCGCGTCGGACGCGCTCCGCGGCCGGCTGCGCGCCCACCGTGGCGACCACCAACCGTTCTTCCAGCGCGGACCCGGCTACGCACGGCTGGCCGACGGCGTCCCCGCCCCCCAGGTCGACTGGCTCTGA
- a CDS encoding MFS transporter → MRRGRPAVRPRKRTDPPASVRDRITRAQWLTLLATTLAWGLDGFDGSLFTLVVGPAMTEILATGGVPADPDTVKFYSGVAISIYLLGWALGAVVLGVLADYLGRLRVLTAGILVFAVFTALTALATDFWQVAVFRFLAGVGSGVEYPVGATLIAEVWTNRHRARAASVMASGYAAGYFLASVTYGLIGGFGWRVTIAVTLVPALLVFVIRRFLKEPETAIAARRQRRALREVPGARPPRFTLVELFSRPLRRTTVLAMVLCAGTLLAFWSITTWAPQMIRDLASTDGEALTRVAVGTALLNLGGFLGYASWGFIADALGRRPAFVVSIACMWVGSAVLFPWGWGYQMYLVVLPVIGFGVFGAFSGCAVWFPELFAPPVRATAMSFTNSFGRILTAPGPVVAGVVAASWFGGSLPQAVMVVATIGLIALIGVALLPETRGEMVHGWSPDADGPPSGASNQA, encoded by the coding sequence ATGCGTCGAGGGAGACCTGCAGTGAGACCGAGGAAGCGTACCGATCCGCCGGCGAGCGTGCGGGACCGCATCACGCGGGCGCAGTGGCTGACGCTGCTCGCGACGACCCTTGCCTGGGGCCTCGACGGGTTCGACGGCAGCCTGTTCACGCTGGTCGTCGGGCCTGCCATGACCGAGATCCTCGCCACCGGCGGCGTGCCCGCGGATCCCGACACCGTCAAGTTCTACAGCGGCGTCGCCATCAGCATCTACCTGCTCGGCTGGGCGCTCGGTGCCGTCGTCCTCGGCGTGCTCGCCGACTACCTCGGCCGACTGCGGGTGCTGACCGCCGGCATCCTCGTGTTCGCCGTCTTCACCGCGCTCACCGCCCTCGCGACAGACTTCTGGCAGGTCGCCGTGTTCCGCTTCCTCGCCGGGGTGGGATCGGGCGTGGAGTACCCCGTGGGCGCGACGCTGATCGCGGAGGTCTGGACGAACCGGCACCGAGCACGAGCCGCAAGCGTCATGGCGTCGGGCTACGCCGCCGGCTACTTCCTGGCGTCGGTGACGTACGGGCTGATCGGCGGGTTCGGCTGGCGGGTGACCATCGCGGTCACCCTGGTGCCGGCGTTGCTGGTCTTCGTCATCAGGCGGTTCCTGAAGGAGCCGGAGACCGCCATCGCCGCCCGACGGCAGCGGCGCGCCCTGCGGGAGGTCCCGGGCGCCCGCCCGCCGAGGTTCACGCTCGTCGAGCTGTTCTCCCGGCCGCTGCGCAGGACCACGGTCCTCGCGATGGTGCTGTGCGCCGGCACACTGCTCGCGTTCTGGTCGATCACGACGTGGGCGCCGCAGATGATCCGCGACCTCGCATCGACGGACGGGGAGGCCCTCACGCGTGTCGCCGTCGGCACGGCGTTGCTCAACCTCGGCGGCTTCCTCGGCTACGCCAGCTGGGGCTTCATCGCCGACGCCCTCGGCCGCCGGCCCGCCTTCGTCGTCAGCATCGCGTGCATGTGGGTCGGTTCCGCGGTCCTCTTCCCGTGGGGCTGGGGCTACCAGATGTACCTCGTCGTGCTCCCGGTCATCGGGTTCGGTGTCTTCGGCGCGTTCTCCGGCTGCGCCGTCTGGTTCCCCGAGCTGTTCGCCCCACCGGTCCGCGCGACCGCGATGTCGTTCACGAACAGCTTCGGGCGCATCCTCACCGCGCCCGGCCCGGTCGTCGCGGGGGTCGTGGCCGCGTCCTGGTTCGGCGGCAGTCTCCCGCAGGCGGTCATGGTCGTGGCGACCATCGGGCTCATCGCGCTCATCGGCGTCGCGCTGCTGCCCGAGACACGCGGCGAGATGGTGCACGGCTGGTCGCCGGACGCCGACGGGCCACCGTCTGGTGCGTCGAACCAAGCGTGA
- a CDS encoding aldo/keto reductase, with protein MTHVPNVELNDGRSMPQLGFGVYKVPPDETAVSVRTALDAGYRGIDTAALYRNEEGVGRAIAESGVPREELFVTTKLWNDWHGHDSALAAFDESLGKLGLDYVDLYLIHWPVPSRDLYVETWRAFERLRDEGRARSIGVSNFTEEHLGRLVAETGTVPAVNQVELHPLLTQAPLRAYHAEHGIATEAWAPLARGGELLAEPALVELAEKHDRSPAQVVLRWHLQLGNIVIPKSVTPERIRQNIDVFDFTLSDDDMARIDGLHTGVRTGGHPDEVA; from the coding sequence ATGACACACGTGCCGAATGTCGAACTGAACGACGGACGGTCGATGCCGCAGCTGGGGTTCGGGGTCTACAAGGTGCCGCCGGACGAGACGGCGGTGTCCGTGCGCACCGCGCTCGACGCGGGCTACCGCGGCATCGACACCGCTGCCCTGTACCGCAACGAGGAGGGCGTCGGTCGCGCGATCGCCGAGTCAGGCGTGCCGCGCGAGGAGCTGTTCGTCACCACGAAGCTGTGGAACGACTGGCACGGCCACGATTCCGCACTCGCGGCGTTCGACGAGAGCCTCGGCAAGCTCGGCCTCGACTACGTCGACCTGTACCTCATCCACTGGCCCGTCCCGTCGCGCGACCTGTACGTCGAGACGTGGCGCGCGTTCGAACGCCTCCGCGACGAGGGACGCGCCAGGTCGATCGGCGTCTCCAACTTCACCGAGGAGCACCTCGGCCGGCTGGTCGCCGAGACCGGCACCGTCCCCGCCGTCAACCAGGTCGAGCTGCATCCCCTGCTCACCCAGGCTCCGCTGCGCGCGTACCACGCCGAGCACGGCATCGCGACCGAGGCGTGGGCGCCGCTGGCCCGCGGCGGTGAGCTGCTCGCCGAACCGGCGCTCGTGGAACTGGCCGAGAAGCACGACCGGTCGCCGGCCCAGGTGGTGCTGCGCTGGCACCTGCAGCTCGGCAACATCGTGATCCCGAAATCCGTGACGCCCGAACGGATCCGGCAGAACATCGACGTCTTCGACTTCACGCTGTCCGACGACGACATGGCGCGGATCGACGGACTCCACACCGGCGTGCGCACCGGCGGCCACCCGGACGAGGTCGCGTAA
- a CDS encoding hydantoinase/oxoprolinase family protein, whose translation MRRIRIGIDTGGTFTDVVAVDEDTGEIVTTKTPSTPADPADGFLAGIDKVLGLLDVDGRAVTAVSHGTTVATNRLLEGKVADLGFVTTEGYRHLLEIARQAVPDGYGNSYFWVKPDRIVPADLVRTVGGRLAVDGAEIRPFDEDGAAAVARWFRDRGITSLGVCFLHAYANPAHEHLMRDVLAREHPDATVSISSDVLREYREYERSVTTLVDAAVKPAIRGYVDNIARRLRDLRDDEIPFYVMKSNGGVLSATEVVHQPISTVLSGPAAGALGAALVAERAGVDSVVTLDGGGTSTDVAVVVGGRPALTTEGSIGAYPSKIPMIDVVTVGAGGGSVAWVSPEGTLKVGPRSAGAEPGPICYGQGGDEPTITDAHVALGRIPPHLLGGEIPLDVDAARTGLVGLAGRLGLGVEQLAEGVLEVSAWNQANALRQVTVKRGLDVRDFTMVTFGGSGSLLACRLVDVLGLRGVLVPPDPGNLSAYGLLTVDVRNDYVRTHVRRHDRLDPVAVAAVFGDLRDEADAALAREGFADADRVFSLTADLRYYGQAFEVRVDVPAGEIDDALCERVAGAFHAEHRRLYGYDFAGDDRQQVEWVNLRVTGVGPIRSPQPREVGEGAGADAARTGSRKAYFGEWFDVSTYDRARLGRGDVVEGPAVLEEFGSTVPIHPGFRAEVDRHGNVLIARHPTVASENPVAMTTTSSDATEEEAEDEEDAA comes from the coding sequence ATGAGGCGGATTCGGATCGGCATCGACACCGGTGGCACGTTCACCGACGTCGTCGCCGTCGACGAGGACACCGGCGAGATCGTCACGACGAAGACGCCGTCGACGCCCGCCGACCCCGCGGACGGCTTCCTCGCCGGCATCGACAAGGTGCTCGGTCTCCTCGACGTTGACGGGCGCGCGGTCACGGCGGTGAGCCACGGCACGACCGTCGCGACCAACCGGCTGCTCGAGGGCAAGGTCGCCGACCTCGGCTTCGTCACCACCGAGGGCTACCGCCATCTCCTCGAGATCGCGCGTCAGGCCGTGCCCGACGGGTACGGCAACTCGTACTTCTGGGTGAAGCCCGACCGCATCGTGCCGGCTGACCTCGTGCGCACGGTCGGCGGTCGGCTGGCTGTCGACGGCGCCGAGATCAGGCCGTTCGACGAGGACGGCGCCGCCGCCGTCGCCCGGTGGTTCCGCGACCGCGGCATCACCTCGCTCGGCGTCTGCTTCCTGCACGCGTACGCCAACCCGGCGCACGAGCACCTGATGCGCGACGTCCTCGCCCGCGAGCACCCGGACGCCACCGTCAGCATCTCCAGTGACGTGCTGCGCGAGTACCGCGAGTACGAACGCAGCGTCACCACGCTCGTCGACGCCGCGGTGAAGCCCGCGATCCGCGGCTATGTCGACAACATCGCGCGCCGCCTCCGCGACCTGCGCGACGACGAGATCCCGTTCTACGTCATGAAGTCCAACGGTGGCGTGCTGTCCGCGACCGAGGTCGTGCACCAGCCGATCAGCACCGTGCTCTCCGGCCCCGCCGCCGGCGCGCTCGGTGCGGCGCTCGTCGCCGAGCGCGCGGGCGTCGACTCGGTGGTGACGCTCGACGGCGGTGGCACCTCGACCGATGTCGCGGTCGTGGTGGGCGGACGTCCGGCGCTCACCACCGAGGGCAGCATCGGCGCGTACCCGAGCAAGATCCCGATGATCGACGTCGTCACGGTCGGCGCGGGCGGCGGCTCCGTCGCGTGGGTGAGTCCCGAGGGCACGCTCAAGGTCGGGCCTCGCTCGGCCGGCGCGGAGCCGGGTCCGATCTGCTACGGCCAGGGCGGCGACGAGCCGACCATCACCGACGCGCACGTCGCGCTCGGCCGCATCCCGCCGCACCTGCTCGGCGGCGAGATCCCGCTGGACGTCGACGCCGCGCGGACCGGTCTCGTCGGCCTGGCCGGCCGCCTCGGCCTGGGCGTGGAGCAGCTCGCCGAGGGCGTCCTCGAGGTCTCCGCGTGGAACCAGGCCAACGCGCTGCGCCAGGTCACCGTGAAGCGCGGCCTCGACGTCCGCGACTTCACCATGGTCACGTTCGGCGGGTCGGGGTCGCTGCTCGCGTGCCGGCTCGTCGACGTCCTCGGCCTGCGCGGCGTGCTCGTCCCGCCGGACCCGGGCAACCTCTCCGCGTACGGCCTGCTCACCGTCGACGTCCGCAACGACTACGTGCGCACGCACGTCCGCCGGCACGACCGGCTCGACCCCGTCGCGGTGGCCGCGGTGTTCGGCGACCTGCGCGACGAGGCCGACGCCGCGCTCGCCAGGGAGGGCTTCGCCGACGCCGACCGCGTGTTCTCCCTGACGGCCGACCTGCGCTACTACGGCCAGGCGTTCGAGGTGCGCGTCGACGTCCCTGCCGGCGAGATCGACGACGCCCTCTGCGAGCGGGTCGCCGGCGCGTTCCACGCCGAGCACCGGCGGTTGTACGGCTACGACTTCGCCGGCGACGACCGCCAGCAGGTCGAGTGGGTGAACCTCCGCGTCACCGGCGTCGGCCCGATCCGCAGCCCGCAGCCGCGCGAGGTCGGCGAGGGCGCCGGCGCCGACGCCGCGCGCACCGGCTCGCGCAAGGCGTACTTCGGCGAGTGGTTCGACGTGTCGACGTACGACCGCGCGCGGCTGGGCCGGGGCGACGTCGTCGAGGGGCCCGCGGTGCTCGAGGAGTTCGGCTCGACCGTGCCGATCCACCCCGGCTTCCGGGCAGAGGTGGATCGCCACGGCAACGTGCTGATCGCCAGGCACCCCACCGTCGCGTCCGAGAATCCGGTGGCCATGACCACCACTTCCTCGGACGCAACGGAGGAGGAAGCCGAGGACGAGGAGGACGCCGCGTGA
- a CDS encoding ATP-binding cassette domain-containing protein → MGTENGHAPAGAAVHVRGLTYRFGEHTAVDAVDLDVAAGEAFGLLGPNGAGKTTTIRVLTTLLPVRLGSVTVFGRDVRRNTMAVRRTIGYLPQQLSADAALTGRENVMLFARLFDVPRATRTERAGDAIAAMGLTEVADRLVKTYSGGMVRRLELAQALVNRPRLLILDEPTIGLDPIARGEVWERVAELRERTGMTVLMTTHYMDEADQMCDRVALMHRGAIRARGTPTDLRAALGPDAALEDVFRHHTGDSLGAAHEGGDTFRDVRRTRRTAGRLR, encoded by the coding sequence ATGGGAACGGAGAACGGACACGCGCCGGCGGGAGCCGCCGTGCACGTCCGCGGGCTCACGTACCGCTTCGGTGAGCACACGGCGGTCGACGCGGTCGATCTCGACGTCGCGGCCGGGGAGGCGTTCGGCCTGCTGGGCCCCAACGGGGCGGGCAAGACGACCACGATCCGCGTGCTGACGACCCTGCTGCCGGTGCGGCTCGGCAGCGTGACCGTGTTCGGGCGCGACGTCCGCAGGAACACGATGGCCGTGCGCCGCACGATCGGCTACCTGCCGCAGCAGCTCTCGGCCGACGCCGCGCTCACCGGACGCGAGAACGTCATGCTCTTCGCGCGGCTGTTCGACGTGCCGCGCGCGACCCGCACCGAGCGCGCCGGCGACGCGATCGCCGCCATGGGGCTCACCGAGGTGGCCGACCGACTGGTGAAGACGTACTCGGGCGGCATGGTCAGGCGCCTGGAGCTGGCACAGGCGCTCGTCAACCGTCCCCGGCTGCTCATCCTCGACGAACCGACGATCGGCCTCGACCCCATCGCCCGCGGCGAGGTGTGGGAGCGCGTGGCCGAGCTCCGTGAGCGCACCGGCATGACGGTGCTGATGACCACGCACTACATGGACGAGGCCGACCAGATGTGCGACCGCGTCGCGCTCATGCACCGCGGCGCCATCCGCGCCCGCGGCACGCCGACCGACCTGAGGGCCGCGCTCGGCCCCGACGCGGCGCTCGAGGACGTCTTCCGGCACCACACGGGCGACAGCCTCGGCGCGGCGCACGAGGGAGGTGACACCTTCCGTGACGTCCGCAGGACCCGACGCACCGCGGGTCGACTCCGCTGA
- a CDS encoding polysaccharide deacetylase family protein, translated as MTKEIFVAYGVDVDAVGGWLGSYGGEDSPDDISRGVFAGEVGVPRLLELFRRREMTQTFFWPGHSVETFPAEFDACVAAGHEIGVHGYSHENPIAMSRQQETDVLHHCIDLLEGRSGRRPTGYVAPWWEFSGITNELLLDRGLTYDHSLMHRDFEPYYVRVGDSWTKIDYEKPAAEWMR; from the coding sequence ATGACCAAGGAGATCTTCGTCGCCTACGGGGTGGATGTCGACGCGGTGGGCGGGTGGCTCGGCTCGTACGGCGGTGAGGACTCGCCGGACGACATCTCCCGCGGCGTGTTCGCCGGTGAGGTCGGCGTGCCGCGGCTGCTCGAGCTGTTCCGCCGCCGCGAGATGACCCAGACGTTCTTCTGGCCCGGGCACTCGGTCGAGACGTTCCCGGCGGAGTTCGACGCGTGCGTCGCGGCCGGGCACGAGATCGGGGTTCACGGTTACAGCCACGAGAACCCGATCGCGATGAGCAGGCAGCAGGAGACCGACGTCCTCCACCACTGCATCGACCTCCTCGAGGGCCGGTCGGGCAGGCGGCCGACCGGTTACGTCGCCCCGTGGTGGGAGTTCAGCGGTATCACCAACGAGCTGTTGCTCGACCGCGGCCTCACGTACGACCACTCGCTCATGCACCGCGACTTCGAGCCGTACTACGTCCGCGTCGGGGACAGCTGGACGAAGATCGACTACGAGAAGCCGGCGGCGGAGTGGATGCGG
- a CDS encoding iron-containing alcohol dehydrogenase: MTTETVFTYGAPNLTYGAGAAAEVGYELSRYGVRRVLVVTDPRVADTGHPQRVADQMDRFGITASVYDGSHVEPTDASLAAAVEQARHTGPWDAFVAVGGGSSIDTAKAIALLTSNPGELMDYVNAPIGGGRAPTERLKPLVALPTTTGTGAESTTVCVLDVLAQKVKAGISHAWLRPTLAVVDPDLTLSQPPGVTAAAGMDVLCHALESYTARPYTAFPRKQAEQRVPYCGANPISDMWSERALGLLGRSFRDAVAHGDDREARSDMALAATMAGMGFGNAGVHIPHANAYPIAGRVRDFHPDGYPPDEPMVPHGMAVALTAPEAFRVTFDAAPERHLRAAALLDPDAGDFGEPSERLPAVLVRLMRDIGIPNGLAAVGYTADDVPDLAEGAMKQQRLLATAPIDVTSDTVAGVLSASLVLW, encoded by the coding sequence ATGACCACTGAGACCGTCTTCACGTACGGCGCACCGAACCTCACGTACGGCGCCGGCGCCGCAGCGGAAGTGGGCTACGAGCTCTCCAGGTACGGCGTACGCCGAGTGCTCGTCGTCACGGACCCGCGGGTGGCCGACACCGGCCACCCGCAGCGCGTCGCCGACCAGATGGACAGGTTCGGCATCACGGCGTCGGTCTACGACGGCTCGCACGTCGAGCCGACGGACGCGAGCCTCGCCGCGGCCGTCGAGCAGGCGCGGCACACCGGACCGTGGGACGCGTTCGTCGCGGTCGGCGGCGGGTCGTCCATCGACACCGCGAAGGCGATCGCGCTGCTCACCAGCAATCCGGGCGAGCTGATGGACTACGTCAACGCGCCGATCGGCGGCGGCCGCGCACCGACCGAGCGGCTGAAGCCGCTCGTCGCGCTGCCGACGACCACGGGCACCGGCGCGGAGAGCACCACGGTGTGCGTGCTCGACGTGCTGGCGCAGAAGGTCAAGGCCGGCATCAGCCACGCGTGGCTGCGCCCGACGCTGGCCGTGGTCGACCCCGACCTCACGCTCAGCCAGCCGCCCGGTGTCACGGCGGCGGCCGGCATGGACGTGCTGTGCCATGCGCTGGAGAGCTACACCGCCCGCCCGTACACCGCCTTCCCGCGCAAGCAGGCGGAGCAGCGCGTGCCGTACTGCGGCGCCAACCCGATCTCCGACATGTGGTCGGAGCGGGCGCTCGGCCTGCTCGGCCGCTCGTTCCGCGACGCGGTCGCGCACGGCGACGACCGCGAGGCACGCTCGGACATGGCGCTCGCCGCGACGATGGCGGGCATGGGGTTCGGCAACGCCGGCGTGCACATCCCGCACGCCAACGCGTACCCGATAGCCGGGCGGGTCAGGGACTTCCACCCCGACGGCTACCCACCGGACGAGCCGATGGTGCCGCACGGCATGGCGGTGGCACTCACCGCACCCGAGGCGTTCCGCGTCACGTTCGACGCCGCGCCGGAACGCCACCTCCGCGCCGCCGCTCTGCTCGACCCGGACGCCGGCGACTTCGGCGAACCGTCCGAACGCCTGCCTGCCGTGTTGGTGCGACTGATGCGTGACATCGGCATCCCGAACGGCCTCGCCGCCGTCGGCTACACCGCGGACGACGTCCCCGACCTCGCCGAGGGCGCGATGAAGCAGCAACGCCTGCTCGCCACCGCACCGATCGACGTGACATCGGACACCGTGGCCGGCGTCCTGAGTGCCTCCCTGGTCCTCTGGTAA
- a CDS encoding multidrug ABC transporter permease, protein MTAEPLPDGAGTYLLVLPRRIGALCLVELQKLRHDRTELLTRTIQPALWLLIFGTTFTRIKAIPTGDTPYLDFLAPGILAQSALFISIFFGIQVIWERDAGVLAKLLVTPTPRAALVTAKAFAAGVRAIAQVLIVLVLAALLGVGLTTNPLHWLAAAGIVVLGAAFFCCLSITIAGLVLTRERLMGIGQAITMPLFFASNALYPVEVMPTWLKVLSHVNPLSYEVDALRGLLVGTPHHLLLDVAVLLGAAVAAIAVASALLGRLAR, encoded by the coding sequence CTGACCGCAGAACCGTTGCCCGACGGCGCGGGGACGTACCTGCTGGTCCTGCCGCGCAGGATCGGCGCCCTGTGCCTGGTCGAGCTGCAGAAGCTGCGGCACGACCGTACCGAGCTGCTCACCCGGACGATCCAGCCGGCGCTGTGGCTGCTCATCTTCGGCACGACGTTCACCCGCATCAAGGCCATCCCGACCGGCGACACGCCGTACCTCGACTTCCTCGCGCCGGGCATCCTCGCGCAGTCGGCGCTGTTCATCTCGATCTTCTTCGGCATCCAGGTGATCTGGGAGCGCGACGCCGGCGTGCTCGCCAAGCTCCTCGTGACGCCGACACCGCGCGCGGCGCTGGTCACGGCGAAGGCGTTCGCGGCCGGCGTACGCGCCATCGCCCAGGTGCTGATCGTGCTCGTCCTCGCCGCGCTGCTCGGCGTCGGCCTCACCACGAACCCGCTGCACTGGCTCGCGGCGGCCGGCATCGTCGTGCTCGGCGCGGCGTTCTTCTGCTGCCTGTCGATCACGATCGCGGGGCTCGTGCTCACCCGTGAGCGGCTGATGGGCATCGGGCAGGCGATCACCATGCCGCTGTTCTTCGCGTCGAACGCGCTCTACCCGGTCGAGGTGATGCCGACGTGGCTGAAGGTGCTGAGCCACGTCAACCCGCTCAGCTACGAGGTCGACGCGCTCCGCGGCCTGCTCGTCGGCACTCCGCACCACCTGCTGCTCGACGTCGCCGTGCTGCTGGGTGCCGCCGTCGCCGCGATCGCGGTGGCGTCCGCACTACTCGGCCGCCTCGCCCGCTGA
- a CDS encoding GNAT family N-acetyltransferase has protein sequence MMMDHWPMKGLRVTTARLEMRLPTEDELAELAEVAARGVHPPGSRPFLSPWTDQPPAAQARHVIQQHWGRLGEWTPGDWALELAVFHEGRAVGIQDMRAEEFPIRREVITGSWLGLEHQGRGIGTEMRAAILHLAFAELGCQSATTMSFDDNLASLGVSRKFGYRPDGITRDVLDGKVVVSQRLRLSRDDWESTDRPPVTVTGVRPCLELFGAG, from the coding sequence ATGATGATGGACCACTGGCCCATGAAGGGGCTGCGGGTGACGACCGCGCGGCTGGAGATGCGGCTGCCCACCGAGGACGAGCTCGCCGAGCTGGCCGAGGTCGCGGCGCGCGGCGTCCACCCGCCGGGCTCCCGGCCGTTCCTCTCGCCGTGGACGGACCAGCCGCCCGCGGCGCAGGCGCGGCACGTGATCCAGCAGCACTGGGGCAGGCTGGGCGAGTGGACGCCGGGGGACTGGGCTCTCGAGCTCGCGGTCTTCCACGAGGGTCGAGCGGTGGGCATCCAGGACATGCGGGCGGAGGAGTTCCCCATCCGGCGTGAGGTGATCACCGGATCGTGGCTGGGCCTCGAGCACCAGGGCCGCGGGATCGGCACGGAGATGCGCGCCGCGATCCTGCACCTGGCCTTCGCCGAGCTCGGTTGCCAATCGGCGACGACGATGTCGTTCGACGACAACCTCGCCTCGCTCGGCGTCTCGCGGAAGTTCGGCTACCGGCCGGACGGGATCACCAGGGACGTCCTCGACGGCAAGGTCGTCGTGTCCCAGCGGCTACGGCTCTCGCGCGACGACTGGGAGTCGACGGACCGCCCACCGGTCACGGTCACCGGCGTGCGGCCCTGCCTCGAGTTGTTCGGCGCCGGCTGA